One Sanguibacter keddieii DSM 10542 genomic window carries:
- a CDS encoding M20/M25/M40 family metallo-hydrolase → MTSQNTAPTPVPSAQDEVVQICQDLLRIDTSNFGDGSGPGERAAAEYVMTSLHEVGLEPELFESERGRASVVVRLPGLDPTRPALVLHGHLDVVPAQADDWRVDPFGGEEIDGLLWGRGAVDMKDMDAMMLAVVRQMVREGRKPARDVVLAFFADEEAGGALGARWAVDHRPELFEGATEAISEVGGFSTTINGQRAYLLQTAEKGIGWLRLIADGRAGHGSQVQTDNAVVHLAAAVARIGQHRWPYVMTPTVEALLRGVCDLTGLPFDPEDPATVDALIDAMGSAARFVGATVQNTSNPSQLAAGYKANVIPGRAEATVDARFLPGHEESAMATLRELAGEHVRIEPIHQDIALEVPFSGNLVDAMTSSLLAEDPEAVVLPYALSGGTDNKSLARLGITGYGFAPLLLPESLDFPGMFHGVDERVPTDSLKFGTRVLDRLLATC, encoded by the coding sequence ATGACCTCACAGAACACCGCACCGACCCCAGTCCCGAGCGCCCAGGACGAGGTCGTCCAGATCTGTCAGGACCTGCTGCGCATCGACACGTCGAACTTCGGCGACGGGTCCGGCCCCGGTGAGCGTGCGGCGGCCGAGTACGTCATGACCTCCCTGCACGAGGTCGGTCTCGAGCCCGAGCTGTTCGAGTCCGAGCGTGGCCGCGCGAGCGTCGTGGTCCGGCTGCCCGGGCTCGACCCGACCCGTCCCGCCCTGGTGCTGCACGGTCACCTCGACGTCGTGCCGGCCCAGGCCGACGACTGGCGGGTCGACCCCTTCGGCGGCGAGGAGATCGACGGTCTTCTCTGGGGCCGCGGTGCGGTCGACATGAAGGACATGGACGCGATGATGCTCGCCGTCGTCCGCCAGATGGTCCGCGAGGGACGCAAGCCGGCGCGCGACGTCGTGCTCGCGTTCTTCGCCGACGAGGAGGCCGGAGGTGCACTCGGCGCCCGGTGGGCGGTCGACCACCGCCCCGAGCTCTTCGAGGGTGCGACGGAGGCGATCAGCGAGGTCGGAGGCTTCTCGACCACCATCAACGGCCAGCGGGCGTACCTGCTGCAGACCGCCGAGAAGGGCATCGGCTGGCTCCGTCTGATCGCCGACGGACGTGCCGGGCACGGCTCGCAGGTGCAGACGGACAACGCCGTGGTGCACCTCGCGGCAGCCGTCGCACGCATCGGTCAGCATCGATGGCCGTACGTGATGACGCCGACGGTCGAGGCGCTGCTGCGCGGGGTCTGCGACCTCACCGGCCTGCCCTTCGACCCCGAGGACCCGGCCACGGTCGACGCGCTCATCGACGCGATGGGGTCTGCCGCCCGGTTCGTCGGGGCGACGGTCCAGAACACCTCGAACCCCTCCCAGCTCGCCGCCGGGTACAAGGCGAACGTCATCCCGGGCCGAGCCGAGGCGACGGTCGACGCGCGGTTCCTGCCCGGGCACGAGGAGTCCGCGATGGCGACCCTCCGCGAGCTCGCCGGAGAGCACGTGCGGATCGAGCCCATCCACCAGGACATCGCGCTCGAGGTCCCCTTCAGCGGCAACCTCGTCGACGCCATGACGTCGTCGCTGCTCGCCGAGGACCCAGAGGCCGTGGTCCTGCCCTACGCGCTCTCGGGCGGCACCGACAACAAGTCGCTCGCGCGGCTCGGCATCACCGGCTACGGCTTCGCGCCCCTGCTGCTCCCCGAGAGCCTGGACTTCCCGGGGATGTTCCACGGCGTCGACGAGCGGGTCCCCACGGACTCGCTGAAGTTCGGCACGAGGGTCCTCGACCGGCTCCTCGCCACCTGCTGA
- a CDS encoding DUF5703 family protein yields MWAEDGGQYEYRVISIPREQGRSETRRMLTDEAEYGRWELARSVLYMGGARRVWLRRKIIRVRSTL; encoded by the coding sequence ATGTGGGCCGAGGACGGCGGCCAGTACGAGTACCGCGTCATCTCGATCCCCCGGGAGCAGGGCCGGTCCGAGACCCGCCGGATGCTCACCGACGAGGCCGAGTACGGCCGGTGGGAGCTGGCCCGCTCGGTGCTCTACATGGGCGGCGCGCGTCGGGTGTGGCTGCGCCGCAAGATCATCCGGGTGCGCAGCACGCTCTGA
- a CDS encoding aldo/keto reductase has product MEHRRLGRTGLHVSAIGLGTMTWGRETDAQDAAEQLRDFADAGGTLVDTAGSYADGASEEILGSLVGSVVHRDDLVLTTKGGLRRSPQGTVVDSSRRALLSDLDASLARLGTDHVDLFLVQAPDLGTPLDETVAALAHAVSSGRTRYVGLSNHSSWHIGYVAGRLAGSDGPGLAAVEVEHSLLAREVERSLVPASQALGVGVLGWSALGRGVLTGKYRGTVPPGSRGASAHLAGFVEPYLSGPASSVVDALCTAASGLGRSPLEVALAWLLERGYLSSAIVGARTPAQLREILGADGLELPSAVSRALDDVSAPQA; this is encoded by the coding sequence ATGGAACACCGCCGCCTCGGCCGCACCGGCCTGCACGTCTCCGCGATCGGTCTGGGGACCATGACCTGGGGTCGCGAGACCGACGCGCAGGACGCCGCGGAGCAGCTGCGCGACTTCGCCGACGCCGGCGGCACGCTGGTCGACACCGCGGGCTCCTACGCCGACGGCGCGAGCGAGGAGATCCTCGGCTCCCTGGTCGGCTCGGTGGTGCACCGCGACGACCTCGTGCTGACCACCAAGGGTGGGCTGCGCCGCTCTCCGCAGGGCACGGTCGTGGACTCCTCCCGGCGCGCCCTGCTCTCCGACCTCGACGCGTCCCTGGCCCGGCTGGGCACCGACCACGTCGACCTCTTCCTGGTCCAGGCGCCCGACCTGGGCACGCCGCTCGACGAGACGGTCGCCGCCCTCGCGCACGCCGTGTCGTCCGGCCGGACCCGCTACGTGGGCCTGTCGAACCACAGCTCCTGGCACATCGGGTACGTCGCGGGTCGCCTGGCCGGCAGCGACGGCCCGGGCCTCGCGGCGGTCGAGGTGGAGCACTCGCTGCTGGCCCGCGAGGTCGAGCGCAGCCTGGTCCCCGCGTCGCAGGCGCTCGGCGTCGGCGTGCTCGGGTGGTCTGCGCTCGGCCGTGGCGTGCTGACCGGCAAGTACCGGGGCACCGTGCCGCCGGGGTCACGCGGCGCCTCGGCGCACCTCGCCGGGTTCGTCGAGCCCTACCTCTCCGGGCCGGCCTCGTCCGTGGTCGACGCGTTGTGCACGGCTGCGTCAGGTCTCGGGCGCTCGCCGCTCGAGGTCGCGCTCGCGTGGCTGCTCGAGCGCGGCTACCTGTCGTCGGCGATCGTCGGGGCGAGGACCCCGGCGCAGCTGCGCGAGATCCTCGGCGCCGACGGCCTCGAGCTGCCGTCGGCGGTGAGCCGGGCCCTCGACGACGTCAGCGCGCCGCAGGCCTGA